The Sulfurihydrogenibium sp. genomic interval TGTCCGGCTTTTACAATATCACCAATGGATACGTACTTTTTAGCAATGATGCCATTATACGGAGATTTAAGCTCTGTGTATTTTATTTGATTTTCTAAATCTTCTTTCTGTTTTGTAAGTGCTAAAATCTTATTTTCAAGTGCTGAGATTTGATCTTGGATTTCTTTACTTACCTGTCCTTGTGTTTTTACAAGCTCTACACTCTCTTTAGATTTAGCCTTTGATACATTAAGCTCTGAGATAGATTTTTCTATTGCTTTTTTCTGGTCTAATAACACTTTTAGCTGTGTGTTTATCTCTTCATACTTAGCCTTTGGTACAAGACCCTTTTCTAAAAGGTTTCTGTATCTTTCTTCATCTTTTTTAGCTTTTTCAATCTGTGCTTCTACTTGTGATTTTTGTGCGCTTAGGCTCTCTATTTTTTTATCAATCTCCTGCGTGGTTAAGCTTGTTATTTTTTGATTTAATTCATTTTCTTGTATGATTCTTGAAAGTTGGTTTTCTAATTGTGATTTTTGTTTTTTTAGACTTTCTATCTCATAGTTTATATTTTCAAGTTGGATTTTGTAATCTGTATCATCTATTTTAGCTATTGTTTCATCTGCTTTTACTAAATCGCCTTCTTTTTTGTAAAGCTGGATAATTTTCCCGCTTACTCTATTAAATCCTACATTAGATAAATAATCAGTCTCAACAAAAACAGCATCTGATATTACATACTTCATTCTGTGTTCTATCCATGTGAAGGCAAAAAAAGCAAAGATAAGAATCAAAACCAAGACAACAAAAAGACCTATACTTTTCTTCATTTTAATACCTCTTCTAATCTTCCTACTGACTTCATAAGGTCAACGTATGCTTTTTGCAGATTGTAGAAGTTTATTTCTCTGCTTTCGTAGGCTTTTGTATATGAGCTTTCAGCATTTAATAAATCTGTGTTTGTTGCAAGCTGGTTAGCGTACTGCTCTTTTACAAGCTCAAAGTACTCTTTTGCATAGGCAAGACTTTCTTCTGCTACTTTTAGGTTTTGTTTTGCAGTGATGTAGTTTTCATAGGCTGTTTTTATCTCAAGTTTTATATTCTCTTTAATATTTTCAAGGTCATAGTTAAGCTTTTGTGTGTTTGATTTTGCTTGCAGGTATTTATAATATGGCTCTACTCCTTGGAATTCTAACTGCAAACCTGCTGTAAATATAAGATTTCCTTTTGGGTCAAGGTAGGGACTTTGGGTTGTGTATAGATATTCACCTTGAACAAAAACCTTTGGTAGAAACTGTGCCTTTTCTATCTCCTCTGACAGCTGAGATTGCTTTATATTTTCTTTGTAGAATGATATTATATTTCTGTTATTTAATGCCTTCATTAAAAGCTCTTGATAATTTTCTGGCTCTTTTATGTTTAAAATTGGTTTTTCAAATTTTTCATCTTCTTGTATATTTTTTCCTGTTAGCTTTGAAAGTCTTGCAAGTGCTATTTTCAGATTTCCTTTTGCTTCTGTTAAAGACCTTTCTACTTCTGCAAGTCTTACCTTTGATTGTAGTAGGTCAACCTTTGTTATCAATCCTTCTTTAAAAAATTCTTGCTGTTGTTTATAGATAGACTCAACAGCTTGATACTCTTTTTTATAAACATCTACTAGCGCCGATGCAACAAAAACATCTAAATAAGCTTTTATCACTTGTGCTGTAATCTCATCTTTCATCTCTTTATAGTAATACTTAGTAGCTTCAAGGTTGTGCTTTGATATCTGAATCTTGTTTTTTACCTGCCCACCTGTAAAGATTACATGATTTAGTCCTATGTCAAATGTAAAAAAGTCTTTGTTTGACTGTTTAAAGGAGACTGGGAAGCTTGGAATTTTTGTCATTGGTGTTTTGTTATAAAATTTTTCTGATGCCGATGCAAAAAAAGTTGGAAATTTGAGATTTTCATCTGCTTTTAACTGATACTCAGAAGTTACTATCTGCTGGCTATAGGATTTTAGCTCTGGATTATTTGCAACTGCTTCATTTATAGCATCATGTAAGGTAAGTCCGTAGGAAAACGTCCAAGCTGCTAAGATGGGAAGAATTAATTTTTTCATTACAAAACCTCTTTATTTTATGCCTTTAAATATTATATTTAAACCTTTATCTAACCTGTCCTTTAATTTCTCTAAGCTTTCATTTTTTATAAGTAAACAGTTAAAAATAAGCTGTCTAATGTATCCGATGATAAGATTGGAAACGACAAAAGAGTCCTGACTTGGCAGGTCTTTTTCTATGATTTTTGCTAAAAGTTTCTGTAAATCTGAGATTTTTTGAATGTAGATATTTTTAAACTCTTCATTGATTCCAAGTAGATAATGGAAGAATATTATTGCTATTTCTTTGTTGTTGTAGATTTCTGTTATAAATTCTTCTAAAAGATTCTTTATTTTAACTTCAAAGCTGTCTTCTTTGTGATAGTATTTTTCTAAATCCTCCATAAGGCTGCGATGAAGAGTTTTTATAAGCTCTAAGAATAAATCTTCTTTACTTTTAAAGTATAGATAAAATGTTCCTTGTGCAACGCCGGCTTTTTCTACAATGTCAGAGACTTTCGTCTCGTGATATCCTTGTGTAGAAAACAGCTCTTTTGCTGCTAAGATAATTCTATCCTTTGTGCTCATAGGGTATTACTCCTTAATGCCAAGTATAAAATCTCTTTTATTTTGTCTACTGTATAGACTTTATCCAATCCCCATAGCTTTGCAGTTGTGTTATAAACATGGTTGGCTATTTTATCTATATCTGACGATGGTATTTTTCCATCTTGAAGTGAAACTGGTGCTCCAACTTTACTAAACCAATTTTTTAAAGCTTTTATTCCTTCCTCTGCTGTCGGTAGGTTAAACACTTCTTTTGCAAATCTATCAAATTGTTTTCTGTTTTTGTCTTTATACCACCACATCCAAGCAGGAATTACGATGGATAAACAAGCTCCGTGTGGAAGGTCGTATAAAGCTCCAAGAGAATGGGCTATCATATGATTTACATAAACACCACCTGCATAGCCTGTTCTTGTAATGCCGTTTAGTGCAAGAGTTGCCGCCCACATAAATTCAGCCCTTGCATCATAATCTGTTGGATTTTGAAGTATTTTCTCTGTTGTTTCCATAACTGTTTTTACTATGCTTTCTACAAGCCTGTTTTCTAAATTAGGACAGACTGTGCAAGTAAAATACCATTCTATTGTGTGTGCTATTGCATCAACTGCTGCGTAAGCTTGATACTCCTTGGATACCGTGAAAGTCAATTCTGGGTTTAAAATAGAAACTTTTGGATAGATTAACTCAGAGCCTATGGATAGTTTTTCCTGCGTTTCTTCATTTGTGATAACAGCGTATCCGTTCATTTCACTTCCTGTTGCTGCTAATGTAAGAATTGTAAACACAGGAAGTGCATCTGTGATCTCTTTGTCTCTATGGAAGTATTCCCATACATCTACATCTGATTTTGCTCCTACTGCAATGGCTTTTCCTTCATCAAGTACAGAGCCACCACCAACAGCTAAAACTGCATCTACATTTTCTTTTTTAGCCTTTTGTATCCCTTCCCTTGTATGGCTAAGCACTGGGTTAGGCTTAACACCACCATGTTCAATCCACTGGATACCATTTTCTTTTAAGCTTGATATCACTCTATCATACAAGCCTATCTTTTTAATCGATGATTGACCATATACAAATAAAACTTTTTGGATGCCGTAATCTTTCAAAACTTTTCCGATAAGGTTTTCCTTACCTTTCCCAAAAATAATTTTTGTCGGATTATAAAACTCAAAGTCATGCATTTTTACTGCCTCCTATTTTAAGGTACGACATTGTGTATCTTATTTTATCTATAATCATATAAAAAATTGGTATTACAAATAAACTCAGTGGAAGTGCTGTCATTAGTCCACCGATTACAGCTATTGCCAGCGGCTGACGCATCTCTGAACCTTCTGTAAGTCCAAGTACAACAGGAATTAACGATGCTACTATTGTTAAAGTTGTCATTAAGATTGGTCTTAATCTCTCTTTTCTTGCTTGAATGATTGCGTTGTAAGTGTCTAATCCATCTTTTTTAAGCTGAATAATTCTTTCTATGAATAAAACACTATCTCTTGTAACTAAGCCAATTAGCAAAATAATTCCAAAGTATGATGTTACGTTTAGCGATGTACCGGTCAATAGAATAAATCCAAACACTCCTGAAATTGCAAGTGGCAAAGTTAGTAAAACCGTAAATGGATGTAGCAAGCTTTCAAATAATGATGCAAGAATCATATATACAGCTATGATTGCAACAATTAGAGCAAGTCCTAAATAAGAAAATGTTCTTTTAAACTCTTTTGTCTGTCCTCCGATTTCATAGCTGTATCCCGGCGGCAATGTTTGTTTTATGAAATTCTCTACCTCTGCCACTGCATCACCAACCGACTTTCCACCTGTCACGTTAGCATAAAGTGTAAAGCTATACTGTCTGTTATATCTGTTGATAACGTTATAACCTGGAGACAATTCATGCTTGATTACATTAGAAAGCGGAACTAAACCTCCATCTTTTCCTCTAACGTAAACCTTCGAGAGATTTTCAAAGCTTTTTAAAAACTCTTCATCAGCCTTAACTATCATGTCATAACTTTCTGACCCTTTTTCGTAAGTGCCAATTTTAAACTTTCCAAACAAAAAGTTTAGCGTATTTGCTATATCTTCAACGGAAATACCAAGTGTTGAAGCTTTATCTCTATCTATAAATACTTTTACCTCCGGTTTATTTATTCTTAAATCTGTATCAATGTCTGTATAGCCCGGCGTTTGTCTTAACCGTCCTTCCAATTTATTTGCTATTTGGGATAAAACAGGCAATTCTGGACCTTTGATGATGTACATAACATCTGCAGACCTTCCTGCTGCCGGTCCTACCGCTGATGGTGTATCTACTATAGCCCTAACATCTTGAACCTTTCTAAACTCACTTCTAAACCAATCCATGATTACTTTTTGATGTGGTCTTCCTGTTGACCTGTCTTTCAGTGTGATAAAGAATATTCCACCGTTAACTTCCGGTCTTCCTGCTATACCTTCACCAAAAGCAACCCCGTACCTTAAAACATATGGATTTTTTTCTACTATTTTTTCAAGCTCCTTTGCCTTTCTATCTGTAAAATCAAAAGATGAACCGGTAGGTGTTTCAAATCTGACTAAAAATCTTCCTTCATCTACAACCGGTGTAAACTCTTTTGGAACAAAGCTTGCAAGTTTATAACCGATCATAACTGTAACTATTGAGATAGCTAAAACAATAGCTTTATGATTTAAAGACCATTTTAAAGCAACATCAAAAAGAGATTCAAATTTATCATAAGCTCTCTGAAAGATATTTTTCTCCTTAGCTTGAACTAATCTTGCACTAATCATTGGAGTAAAGCTTAAAGATACTATGTAAGAAATTGCTATTGCTACAATTAGCGTAAGTGCAAATCCAAAGAAAAACTTACCAATTACACTTTTAACAAATAAGACAGGTATAAAAATAGCTACCAAAGAAGCTGTTGATGCAAGTAATGCAAATATAACTGTTTTTGTTCCCTTTTCTGCTGCCTCTATACCTGTTAATCCTTCTTCATTTCTTCTATAAATACTTTCCATCACAACTATCGCATCGTCTATAACTAAACCAACCGCAACGGCTAAAGCTAATAGTGTAAATGTGTTTAAAGATTGACCGGCAAAGAATAAAACAGCTATAGCCCCTAAAACAGACACTGGAATTGCCATAGATGGTATAAAAGTCATCTTTAAACTTCCTAAGAATAAGAAAACTACAAAAGCAGTTAGCAGTGCTCCGATGACTATCTCATGCAAAGCATCGTTTACGCTTCTTTCAATAAACGTAGAAGCATCATAGTTTATGTCCAATCTTAAGCCGGCTGGAAGTTGTTTGTTAAGCTCGTTCATTTTTTCGATAACTCTTTTAGAGACTTCTACCGTATTTTCTTTTGATTGTCTGTAAATGATCAAAGCAATACCCGGCTCCGCTTCCTTAGAGTCAAAAGCTTTAAATCTTACTAATCCCCTCTTTTCGTCAAATGTAAATTCAGCCTTTCCAACATCTTTAATTCTTATATTGTTTTTAATTATGA includes:
- a CDS encoding HlyD family secretion protein, producing MKKSIGLFVVLVLILIFAFFAFTWIEHRMKYVISDAVFVETDYLSNVGFNRVSGKIIQLYKKEGDLVKADETIAKIDDTDYKIQLENINYEIESLKKQKSQLENQLSRIIQENELNQKITSLTTQEIDKKIESLSAQKSQVEAQIEKAKKDEERYRNLLEKGLVPKAKYEEINTQLKVLLDQKKAIEKSISELNVSKAKSKESVELVKTQGQVSKEIQDQISALENKILALTKQKEDLENQIKYTELKSPYNGIIAKKYVSIGDIVKAGQPVYAIVKENSFYIKVLLEETKLSGVKVGNKAYIKLDAYPDKTFEGEVESIDIASAAKFALVPRDISAGEFTKLAQRIPVKIRITKGDMSLLRVGLGGEVEIEKK
- a CDS encoding TolC family protein, encoding MKKLILPILAAWTFSYGLTLHDAINEAVANNPELKSYSQQIVTSEYQLKADENLKFPTFFASASEKFYNKTPMTKIPSFPVSFKQSNKDFFTFDIGLNHVIFTGGQVKNKIQISKHNLEATKYYYKEMKDEITAQVIKAYLDVFVASALVDVYKKEYQAVESIYKQQQEFFKEGLITKVDLLQSKVRLAEVERSLTEAKGNLKIALARLSKLTGKNIQEDEKFEKPILNIKEPENYQELLMKALNNRNIISFYKENIKQSQLSEEIEKAQFLPKVFVQGEYLYTTQSPYLDPKGNLIFTAGLQLEFQGVEPYYKYLQAKSNTQKLNYDLENIKENIKLEIKTAYENYITAKQNLKVAEESLAYAKEYFELVKEQYANQLATNTDLLNAESSYTKAYESREINFYNLQKAYVDLMKSVGRLEEVLK
- a CDS encoding TetR/AcrR family transcriptional regulator is translated as MSTKDRIILAAKELFSTQGYHETKVSDIVEKAGVAQGTFYLYFKSKEDLFLELIKTLHRSLMEDLEKYYHKEDSFEVKIKNLLEEFITEIYNNKEIAIIFFHYLLGINEEFKNIYIQKISDLQKLLAKIIEKDLPSQDSFVVSNLIIGYIRQLIFNCLLIKNESLEKLKDRLDKGLNIIFKGIK
- a CDS encoding iron-containing alcohol dehydrogenase; translation: MHDFEFYNPTKIIFGKGKENLIGKVLKDYGIQKVLFVYGQSSIKKIGLYDRVISSLKENGIQWIEHGGVKPNPVLSHTREGIQKAKKENVDAVLAVGGGSVLDEGKAIAVGAKSDVDVWEYFHRDKEITDALPVFTILTLAATGSEMNGYAVITNEETQEKLSIGSELIYPKVSILNPELTFTVSKEYQAYAAVDAIAHTIEWYFTCTVCPNLENRLVESIVKTVMETTEKILQNPTDYDARAEFMWAATLALNGITRTGYAGGVYVNHMIAHSLGALYDLPHGACLSIVIPAWMWWYKDKNRKQFDRFAKEVFNLPTAEEGIKALKNWFSKVGAPVSLQDGKIPSSDIDKIANHVYNTTAKLWGLDKVYTVDKIKEILYLALRSNTL
- a CDS encoding efflux RND transporter permease subunit, yielding MYSFFIRRPITTWMFMFAFIIAGLYSLKNIPVDRNPNVDFPIVSVTTTYKGASPYVVDTNVTRKIEDQLATISGIEAINSASFTGTSRITVIFDLDKDIDIAAQEVRDAVNRAQRSFPVNVDPPIVRKVDTGMAPTMAILLHGYTDYGTMAYYADKVIKREFERVKGVGQVDLGGFRDYVMWVRIDPLKLAGFKLTPMDVVNALQKNHVEIPAGRIDSQNREYTIRVYGKGQSPEEINNIIIKNNIRIKDVGKAEFTFDEKRGLVRFKAFDSKEAEPGIALIIYRQSKENTVEVSKRVIEKMNELNKQLPAGLRLDINYDASTFIERSVNDALHEIVIGALLTAFVVFLFLGSLKMTFIPSMAIPVSVLGAIAVLFFAGQSLNTFTLLALAVAVGLVIDDAIVVMESIYRRNEEGLTGIEAAEKGTKTVIFALLASTASLVAIFIPVLFVKSVIGKFFFGFALTLIVAIAISYIVSLSFTPMISARLVQAKEKNIFQRAYDKFESLFDVALKWSLNHKAIVLAISIVTVMIGYKLASFVPKEFTPVVDEGRFLVRFETPTGSSFDFTDRKAKELEKIVEKNPYVLRYGVAFGEGIAGRPEVNGGIFFITLKDRSTGRPHQKVIMDWFRSEFRKVQDVRAIVDTPSAVGPAAGRSADVMYIIKGPELPVLSQIANKLEGRLRQTPGYTDIDTDLRINKPEVKVFIDRDKASTLGISVEDIANTLNFLFGKFKIGTYEKGSESYDMIVKADEEFLKSFENLSKVYVRGKDGGLVPLSNVIKHELSPGYNVINRYNRQYSFTLYANVTGGKSVGDAVAEVENFIKQTLPPGYSYEIGGQTKEFKRTFSYLGLALIVAIIAVYMILASLFESLLHPFTVLLTLPLAISGVFGFILLTGTSLNVTSYFGIILLIGLVTRDSVLFIERIIQLKKDGLDTYNAIIQARKERLRPILMTTLTIVASLIPVVLGLTEGSEMRQPLAIAVIGGLMTALPLSLFVIPIFYMIIDKIRYTMSYLKIGGSKNA